One window of Triticum dicoccoides isolate Atlit2015 ecotype Zavitan chromosome 5A, WEW_v2.0, whole genome shotgun sequence genomic DNA carries:
- the LOC119299854 gene encoding 60S ribosomal protein L8: protein MGRVIRAQRKGAGSVFKSHTHHRKGPARFRSLDFGERNGYLKGVVTDVIHDPGRGAPLAKVTFRHPFRYKHQKELFVAAEGMYTGQFVYCGRRATLSVGNVLPLRSVPEGGVICNVEHHVGDRGVFARASGDYAIVISHNPDNGTSRIKLPSGAKKIVPSSCRAMIGQVAGGGRTEKPMLKAGNAYHKYRVKRNSWPKVRGVAMNPVEHPHGGGNHQHIGHASTVRRDAPPGQKVGLIAARRTGRLRGQAAASAAKADKAT, encoded by the exons atgGGTCGCGTGATCCGCGCTCAGCGTAAGGGTGCGGGCTCCGTCTTCAAGTCCCACACCCACCACCGCAAGGGCCCCGCCCGCTTCAGGTCGCTCGACTTCGGCGAGCGCAACGGGTACCTCAAGGGCGTCGTCACCGATGTCATCCACGACCCGGGGCGTGGTGCGCCGCTGGCCAAGGTGACCTTCcgccacccgttcaggtacaagcaCCAGAAGGAGCTCTTCGTCGCCGCCGAGGGTATGTACACCGGCCAGTTCGTCTACTGCGGACGCCGCGCCACCCTCTCCGTTGGTAACGTCCTCCCGCTCCGCTCCGTGCCTGAGGGAGGCGTCATCTGCAACGTCGAGCACCACGTCGGCGACCGTGGTGTCTTCGCCAGGGCCTCCGGTGACTACGCCATCGTCATCAGCCACAACCCTGACAACGGCACCTCAAG GATCAAGCTCCCCTCTGGTGCCAAGAAGATTGTCCCAAGCAGCTGCCGTGCCATGATTGGTCAGGTTGCTGGTGGTGGCAGGACTGAGAAGCCAATGCTCAAGGCTGGTAACGCCTACCACAAGTACCGCGTGAAGAGGAACTCCTGGCCTAAGGTGCGTGGTGTGGCCATGAACCCTGTGGAGCATCCCCACGGAGGAGGTAACCACCAGCATATTGGTCACGCTTCCACTGTCCGCCGTGATGCACCACCTGGCCAGAAGGTTGGTCTCATCGCTGCCAGGAGGACTGGTCGTCTCAGAGGCCAGGCTGCCGCCTCTGCTGCCAAGGCCGACAAGGCCACTTAG